One genomic segment of Theobroma cacao cultivar B97-61/B2 chromosome 6, Criollo_cocoa_genome_V2, whole genome shotgun sequence includes these proteins:
- the LOC18595219 gene encoding cullin-associated NEDD8-dissociated protein 1 encodes MQICIVYSFTHTFMSCLKFSLLVSFWKYMITQHMFTYLFLCAYYNRLSSTLRCSDWGRSGRGKICFESFQSPFQEIKSAASYALGNIAVGNLSKCLPFILDQIDNQQKKQYLLLHSLKEVIVRQSVDKAEFQDSSVEKILKLLFNHCESEEEGVRNVVAECLGKIALIEPVKLIPALTVRTTSPAAFTTATVVIAVKYSIVEQLEKIDEIIYPEIASFLMLIKDQDRHVRRAAVLALSTFAHNKPNLIKGLLPELLPLLHDQTIVKQELIRTVDLGPFKHIVDDALGLRKAAFECADTLLDSCLDQVSPSSLIVPYLKSGPDAGRLQLKVQEPDE; translated from the exons ATGCAAATTTGCATAGTTTATTCTTTCACGCATACTTTTATGAGTTGTTTGAAGTTTTCGCTTCTTGTCTCTTTTTGGAAGTACATGATTACTCAACACATGTTCACATACCTTTTTCTCTGTGCCTATTATAACAGGCTAAGCAGCACCTTGCGTTGCTCTGATTGGGGGAGATCGGGACGAGGAAAGATTTGTTTTGAGTCCTTCCAATCTCCTTTTCAAGAGATAAAGTCTGCTGCTTCTTATGCTCTTGGCAATATAGCTGTTGGCAATCTGTCCAAGTGTTTACCTTTCATCTTGGACCAGATTGATAATCAGCAGAAGAAACAGTATCTGTTGCTTCATTCTCTCAAGGAG GTTATAGTCAGGCAATCTGTAGATAAAGCTGAGTTTCAGGATTCAAGTGTTGAGAAGATTCTCAAACTACTCTTTAACCACTGTGAAAGTGAGGAAGAGGGGGTCCGTAACGTAGTGGCGGAGTGCCTTGGTAAAATTGCACTTATTGAACCAGTAAAACTCATTCCTGCACTTACG GTAAGAACAACCAGTCCAGCTGCATTTACTACGGCAACAGTTGTCATTGctgtaaaatattctattgtGGAGCAGCTAGAGAAGATAGATGAGATTATATACCCTGAGATTGCTTCATTCCTTATGCTTATCAAGGATCAGGACCGA CATGTTAGGCGTGCAGCTGTGTTGGCTTTAAGTACTTTTGCTCACAATAAGCCTAACTTAATCAAGGGACTTCTTCCGGAATTATTGCCGCTTCTCCATGATCAAACAATTGTTAAG CAAGAATTGATAAGAACTGTTGACCTTGGTCCTTTCAAGCACATTGTGGATGATGCGCTTGGGCTGAGAAAAGCAGCTTTTGAATGTGCAGACACATTGCTGGACAGTTGCCTTGATCAAGTGAGCCCCTCATCTTTAATTGTTCCATACCTCAAATCTGGACCTGATG CGGGGAGATTGCAGCTTAAAGTTCAAGAACCTGATGagtga